The Papaver somniferum cultivar HN1 chromosome 6, ASM357369v1, whole genome shotgun sequence genome segment TGGGGGTCCCTGAAAATAATTATGGGCCCTGCACTAAAGGATAAAAAGGGACATGAAATAGCAATTATGGGTTATCCCTTATTCCAAATTTTttgaaatggctaaactacccctaaattattagtgttaattaagttaattaggtaaattaagatgttaattagattaaaatcagattttggataaattttttatgataaaagaaaaattgtgtttttgtgttgtggggAAGGAGAAGTtaagtttttggggaaaaggttagggttatttgaaatgagtgattctagtggaggaaatgatgttggtgaagcttcaaataacaaacatgattgtgttgatgtgagattgtctcaactaatcctatggattggatgtttgatggagagatgttaatagaggaacCCATGAATATTGGTGcaaatgaagatcccattgctcaaaatgaaggaaccaaccctcaaaatgaggaacccgaagctcaaaacaatcaggtaaacatctTATACCCTTCGATTTATCTGTttgttgctccaagtggtcgaatcatccacactatggaacaactcagtgTAAGGGTCTTCATAGTCGGGGGTGTATACCCATACGACTCTCTAATGTCGTCATTTTATTGACACTATCAATgatgactcaaacctgcaacttttcgagGTTATGAAAAATCTTTAGGTAGTGTGATAAACATTAACGACCCTTTTCAGCTAGGTCACTTAGAGTCGTTATGTTGTTTTGTTTACACAAGAACGACTCTAAAACTAAAACTCTCTGTAAAATATAACATTTAGGGTCGTCATATATGTAGTCATATGAAATGACGATTCTTAAATACACAATGACGATTCTACTAAATTAAGATAATGATCCTTCCAGTTTTTTAGACAGAAAGGTAGTTTttggtcatatagagtcgttagtgTATAAAAAAGGGTCGTCAGAGTAGGATCGTCAATTGGTTCTATAATACATTGACGACTCTATTCTAGGGAAAAAAACCTTAAAACCCAGAAAAAGGATCGTTATCTCCTACACCTTAGACATCAACGATTTTTCATATCTTAAAACCCAGAAAAAGGGGTCGTTAGGGTATATAACTATCGAGGTTGACGACCCTTATTCTCTAACTGTTATTTTTCAGTTAGAAACTGAATTTTACAAACAAAAAACTTTATATTAAACACAAATAGGAAGTAGATTAGtaagttttagttcacttactttctaattgggtgaaggaaaaaaaattctaatcgggtgaagaaaaaaataatcttgGAGTCATTAATGGAGTCATGATGGAGAGGCGAGAAAGAAGATAGAACTTATTTTTTTTGGGTTGAGAAATGAAAATGAATTAGGACTTAGAATTAACGATTAATAGTTTTTTTGCTTTTATTATTAGGAAAGGGCAAAATAGACCTTTCACTGAATTTTGGAAACCCCCTATGAGTTATGATGAGGGTATAAATTGGTCAGacccctaattgttttttggggcCCAATTAAACGAAGAATTTTAATCTCCAACATAGAATCCTTTTCGTTAATTGCATAGTAATCCTGTATATGTTTTATGGTCCATAATTTATTCTTTGACCAAAACATTGTAGATATTAGTGGTAAAGTCATTAACTCATTAGGCGATTGAACCAATTAGACAATGGAATCAATGATTGAATTACgaaactactccctccgtttctttttaatagtctggttttgtttttagagaaatcgaaggaaattaagagaactaattattgaaagtggtcctcatgacacttgtcaataaaagaagtgaactgAAATGGTttttcatgacacttgtcagcaaaaaaagtgaagtgaaatgATCCCCATAACACTTGTCGTCAAAAGAACTTAAGAAAacagtggtcccaaaaaattaaaataacatttgactttcccaattaggaaaccaacttattttttgaaacatttatttatggaAACCAGTCTATTAAAAAAGGAACGAAAAGAGTAGTTGCGAAcaccaaattccaaaaaaatgttgaattttttgagTTGGGACTCCTAAATTAAAAAAGTATTTAATCTTTTGTGACGTGACACAGATTTGCTTTACtacctaagagcatccacagtgggcgattataaccaaatttatgggatgagatcctaacacagtgggacggagtaaagatcaaatttggaccaaagatcaaattccagaccaaatatggtcgcgaccaaatcccaaattctgatatagtcgggcgtaaacttaaagtacgtTTGATGttgggcgtaacataaatttacgcttgttaacgggcgtaaaccaaatttacgtatgttggtgggacggaatttaaatttacgtttgttgcgggcgtaacataaatttacgcctgatgagacggacagaAAAATTCCGCacgttgccaggcggacaccaGATTTACGCctgtctggggcggacaccagatttccgcctgtctggggcggacacgaaatttccgcctgtctggggcggacaccaaaattccgcccctcccaaacggactttttttttacgcctgacaaaaattatgaaacatgaaattttcgaacgttagaatgataaatttttcgaacgttggcgttggattgcgtagcagatttttgaccgttggtaagatatttatatctttcgaacgtttgaaattgaatgttaataacgggtttattttatacctatatataccagatgaattcctttcacattttcatatcattcATTTGTATTCGTCAAGAAAGAAAtagtatcaggaagaaaaaatagttttccatatttcaaatcattttgaaaatttgaatcgaatcgtttttaatgtcaacaccacgaatagcaagaggtccaaattttacgacaatcgaagatgtcacgatgtgtaaaattcatttatctatatctcaagatcccggcgttggagccgatcaatcagagattgcgttgtggactcgtatcaaggatgatattgaagctcatttaccggataaaccagagcggtcttggagttcctggcaaaaacgatttcagggaataagtaaagaagtggcgttgttttcggcaaaacagacggaagtggaaggtgaatatcatacgggatggggtccggaaatgaccgtgagtattctctttgttttgaaacaattattttctaatattgagatgcccatgaacctaattgtttttaaaaacattaacagctcgaagaagtaaacaaacggtttaaggaatgcaatcatggaagaaaatttaggcacgaagagtgctacccaattgtcatagaaaatataaaatataatcgtcgatcgacttttgtttttgatacgacgcacgatttggatagtagcgtgaataccgaggaagatggcactcaagtcgagtccggtaacgacacagataaaggagacatagagaatacataccttcgtcagatgggaaaaaaagcagctaaacgattgaagaaaaccgggcgagagaaatccaacagccaagaggaattgatgggaataattattacacagcaagaaaatttcaattctcattaccgggaacaatcaagattcaagatggaacaaaaaaaggccgagtttgcacaaaaacaagctgagcatgcggctaaaatagccaaggaggtcgcagacgatgaatttcgcatcatgatgatggatctttccaaattggatcatgtacaaaaggagtacttcgaacttcgaaaggctttaatagtacgggacaaaaggagccaattataatcgtcaaaacgggatagttcgaaccttaagtattaagtctaataataagtgataatagttttagtagtttatttacgttttaatatgtattaattttgtcattagtcgtattattatgtaatatttgggatttaattttatcttcatttaatttaatcaactttaacttattttgtaacatcttactttaatttaCCAAGTGATGAGTATATGAAATAGAGTTAATACATTTCTTCGAAATTATtcgttaaaataaaatcacataattttttcaTATGGGAAACAACATTTAATTCAATATTTTTCCTCGTCTCCaaccttttaattcccatattctgcccatatatgttcgattaagtcatcgcgcaagcgaatatgcctatctttgctgcgcatatgacgtcggcgttgctcagctctaatttgggaaaactcctcactgttgcctcttaatatattaaccggtgtcgggttgctacgatgatcataaacatgtggccattcaccgggtagacgctcatcctcgactatcatattatgtaagataatacacgttttcatgatataggcaagcacatctggattccacattctagcaggttgtttgatgattccaaactgttgttgaagtacaccaaatccccgctctacgtcttttcttgcaccctcttgcatcgctgaaaatatctcttttttcctaccaagcggatgtttaaacgccataataatagtagcaatttctggatatattccatcacctagataatacggcatgtcataagaatgaccgtttaccacatagttcaccggtggtgcttttcccgtgaccagacttcgaaaaacatatgaacggttcatcacattaatatcgttgttagagcctggcataccaaaaaatgcatgccaaaaccatagatcatacgacaccaccgcctccaacacgatactttcgctccctttatacgcggtgtaagcccctgattcggcagacggacatttatcccatttccaatgcatgcaatctaggctacctatcatccctggaaatcctctatctttgttttggttgagcaacaactcaacatcaccagccgtaggttcacgcaaatattctttcccatacacattgacaatcgacttgcagaacctccgagttgcttccaacaccgtggtttcgcctatgcgtaagtactcgtctattgcatctgccgcacatccataagctaacattcgcaccgctgcagttactttttgatgagggtttaatcctaaaactccacacgcatcgggcctttgcacaaaatatctgtcttcggctgtaacaccttccactattctgttaaacaattgtcgacgcatcctgaatcttctgcgaaaaacattaggtggttggtttggatacggagaaaaatagtcgttccacagaagttcagcaccagtctcacgatctcttggtattttgatacgagtttgaggccatttagaattggtaacaaggactcccatactaacggccatgttattttgcataattgctattgaatcatcatccgaggaataaaaactactattagaagaagaagaagaagatgaaacagaagaacaatagtgagcggtattctcatatgcttccatattctatgcgaatcagaataagtgtgtgattgtaaaaagaggtgtgttggtatttatagagtgagtgacggagatcacatgcttccattttgtaacatcttactataataaataaaataacataaagtatttgacaaattttgtaaactgtttgtcagtgaggtgtttgtcgtattgaaatgactagtcggtgaaatttgataaagtattgaactgactactcgctgaaatttgattgcctattgaaatgactactcgttgaaatgactagtcggtgaaatttgataaagtattgaactgactactcgctgaaatttgattgcctattgaaatgactactcgttgaaatgactactcgctgaaatttgattgcctattgaaatgactactcgctgaaatttgattgcctattgaaatgactactcacggactacacataacaaagataaataacataataaatgtctagtatgactacacataacaaagataaataacataataaattcaaAGCTAAACCATATAAATAGTCATCACCGGCTAAACATTTCCCGTATCCGGAGGTGCCGATCGCGGTGGGATAAAAGCCGTTCTCGGAATGGGCCTGACCGAGGacgttgaagatgatccttgactcATAGAACTCCACACTTGTGGGGCAATGTGGGGGAAAAGGCGCCGAATCCAATGGAAGGTTGGATGGTGTGTGGCGTTCGGAAAAGAGACAGTTGATACTCCAATTCCGTGATCTTATTATTCTGGTTTCCTATAAGTTCATCTTTCGCTAATAGACACTCCATCCTATCTTTCGTTTCTCGTAATGTAAAATCTCGAAATTGTTTAGTAAAATCAGCATATTCTTGGAATAATGCATAACTATCGCCCTGCCCTGTCATGAAAAATGAGatagatgagattttttttttttttttgaaataagcaatgtaaagttgaacgaacacttacgggcgataattgttgttgcggtggaataagaacatgttcatctggttttccaagttcggtagaatagaagtcaccgctgtacccaaatgtttggacctcccaatcaggatgtgtcacatattttctgaaattagtaacctttttccaatactctaaatatacttcatactagcacaacttgcaccacctcggttgcatcaacaaaaccgtccgctagcaggagttttgcttggtcatcacccaaatgcccaataattacatgtagtctcatgggaacagcaaacgagggatggttttgcctccaacatctttctcctaaataaacattatgctgtataaccaaaaaggaatataattgtagtgagtacgttattaattagataaataacgaaaaataaaaaactatgttattgacgattaatattaatgatataatataaaaaatcatgtctaactcacaacgccattccaagaaaatatccatctcgagtccgacagcttcctagcagactttcccatctcagaactgaggacgtcggtgtatgattcccatgggtgccatgtcacttggtcaatcgtcagctgattcagtaaaatcctacaacgaataatatcattctgacacctccttccattccatctgGAAATTACAGGCCATTTTGTTCATTACCGTTCATTGAgatgtctggtcgacatatgcctaggtattcatacccccaaaactagtccataaaattaatgaatcaaattaatatatccaaggaaataaacttaaatgaaaatatactttacgttgaaaattaaaataaaatcgattaccaaaatacctctaatatttggaagggcccgcttagtgccttctgttgtttcctacaagcttgtcggagacctgcatacaatctcgaaaaggcactaccgccccagtcaaggtcttgtattttatcaatttcttcgaaagcagctaaccatccagcatcaatatagttctttgcattaggaaagaaaaattgacccaaaacatacataaaaaaggcaattgctattctatgggcgaggagagaatcttcattagccgccaccaacttatcttctttgaagtatgagcttaaatatgtaattgtaattgagtttgatatccacgacgcgcctcttgttccctgtgtgatatccggaaaaatcttctcacggacatagtcaaattggtataggctcgaatcatacggaactacataaccatcaccgatactcagtccagttaacatgacccaatctaatggcgtgaaccccatctcaccaaatggaaaatggaacgtgttggttgtatcccaaaacctctcaacaatataatcaacaacggcatgttgggtaacgttacactctatgttcaacaatttttcccaccccgctttttcaatcaaatatttaactctaggacaatgtattgaaataaatttataataatgaattaccgatgccagacatccacgatgtttaaacttaaatgttggtgcgtctgaaaatgtaatgtcttcagtagcgtgcggcttatcatcttccactataggaaacctccctaacccggggacgtcgacctcctcaatttgaccggtagagattaagttgtaatcagcttcggtagatttttgtctcttgttggtcttttggcgaccactaaacctcgatataaacttgttcattctacgcacaaacatgttaaatacaatttcataattaaaagaccaatccacgaaccataatagacataaatttaaccgaacaaaatttcaacatcataaaattccataaacataaatttaaccaaaaaaataattatccaattaactatatttataactatttataattaacaaaaaattcaattaaaatacgaaactaaactaacaaaaagataaattaaattaaatcacgtaactaaattaacaaaaaataattatccaattaactatatttataactatttataattaacaaaaaaataaattaaattacgaaattaaattaacaaaaaaatatattaaattaaatcacgtaactaaattaacaaaaaataattatccaattattaatatttataactattaaataaaacaaaaaattaaattaaattacgattaacccaattttaataagatttgattaacccaatatgaatatccaattagtaataaagtatgattcaattttcaacgtaaaaaccctaaataaattcgaacaaaaaatacattACCTGCGcatattattacacaaattgaaataaattcgaacaaaaaatacaatacatgatattattattacacaaattgaataaagaaagtagaaaatacataccttataatggagtttttaggggttttgtggagtttttagggtatctgtacggttggtagatgggaatggagaagaagaatatgaaccgAAGAGGAGCCGTGAAGCAAACAAGAATATGAACTGTGAACTGTGGAAGAAAATGAAATGAGAAGAAGAAGCctcgtgtagaagagatgggttgtggttgggaaGGAGAGGCAGTATTGGTGGAAGGTGCGGTTCATTAAGATTACGCCCGATTTGATCGGACGGACAGGAGAGTACTCcataaccctaaaccctaatgaaacggaaattttggttacgcccgtctcaggcgtaatAATTTTTTACGCCTaacaaattcatcacgcggacagaaGAAGTCCGTCCGTGCAACTCATCACGCGGACACAAAAATTCcgcccgtctgatctcacacgtgctgtgtgaccgtgtttaactcggaCGGAATTTATatttacgtttcttcgagcggtcatttggaatccgtctgatcaacgggcggaatttaagattccgccccttACCAAACGTAATTTTTATTTACGCTTGATAAcaaacgtaatttatatttacgcccgtttgaaacgtaattttTAATTCCGCccagaaatgaaacgtaactaatacttccgcccgtcttcatgcgtaaaactgttttacgcgcgaccaaatttggtcttctccccgtAACGTCACAATAcaaattaaactcatatttagtctttttttttagtctttgatctttgagtttagtcgtaccattgcagtcgctctaacAATGTATATATAAACTAGTTCATCCGGTTAGTTTTGCAAATAACTCGACTTTGAAAGAAAAATCGACCTAAAGCGGCTAGAAATCTTTGTTTTCAATGTCTGTCAATATTCTAATTCTACTCTCACTTGTTGTAATGGCTGCAGATTTAGCCATTACATTTGTACCTGCAACACCACCTACTGATCCGAACTGGGGTGAAACAGTGCGATACCACCGTTCGGGTCCTGAAAAATTGAGAAAGTTACATTTTTACTTCCACGATATCGTCACAGGCGATAATCCGACAGCTATTTCGATTGCAAGAGCGCCGGTTACAAATTCTTCTCCGACAGCTTTTGGGTTTTTGTACATGATGGGTGATCCATTAACCGAAACAGCAAACCCAAATTCTAAACTTTTGGGTCGAGCTCGGGGTTTATTTGGAGCTTCTTCTGCGCATAATGAAATTTCATTAATCATGGGGATAAGCATCGTTTTCACTGCGAAAGACAGGTTTAAAGGGTCTACTATGCCTAGTTTGGTATCGTTGTGAGTTTCAGAAAAATGCTTTTCTGTTGTGTTGTGCATTGCTGCGCTGTGCTATGAAAATAAAATGGTATCacgtttggtaaactataatttTAAAAATGttgtgaaattaaaaaaaatgcaaATACTGTTTGGTAAGTTGGTATTTTAAAGTGCTGGTGATGTAACTAATGGCGAAAATAGACATGTTTTATAAATACACCATAATTACAATAAATTGTATTTTAAATtctaacatatttaaaaaaaatattctcaaatgaAATAAATATGTATATAATAGAATAtaagtattttattattataaatttattaataaataagAAGTGTtaattattattctttttttatgATTTAATAAagaattttatgattatgatttgcttaaaaatattattattattgtaattaattattattatgtaaaaaaaattagaaacaaAAGTTAGAAATACAGTGGAATGGCTTCAAAAAGTTAGAAATACAGTGGGTCCACATCTTATGCTTttccagcttttaaaagctagtggtgagtagcttttaaaagcaggcCTAAAATGGAAGTGCTTCTCtccaaaagcactttgaaaaaaatttaccaaacacaatttttAGTAAAAGTTTGTTACGAATTTGTTACAAGATGCTTTTGGTAGAAAAAGGCAATCCCAAACGGGGCTTATTACTGTTTTTACGTGGAATCCATACCGGCATGGGAAGCACGGACAAGAGTTTTCAATAAAGTAGAATCTCTATATATTAATACTCTTGGGAatccacaaaattattaatatagggaGGTTATTAATATAGAGAGGTACCTATAGAAAATGTAAAAAATTTAGTTCAATATATGTGCAATGTATTGATAGCTGTATTTAGATGACGTACACACATTTTTATAGTTCGAACATATAAGTgcatgtatatatcttggaatttgTAGTTCCAAGAAGTTTGGAATCTTTAAACATGCTCGGAAAGTTGAAAATATATGGGCTTCAACGAGAACGTGTTTAAGTTAATGAAATATTATGCACCCGCAAGTTAAAAGATGTTGTAATAATCCAAAAAATCACTTCTTTTCTCAAAAAACTATAGATAAGTATTTTGTTTAATCATAAATATAATGTaactaaatatatatatttttaatataaTATTGATTATTACTATTTAGAAGTAAATTCTTTAAGACGAAACTCGAAAAAGTCATTAATATTAAACTGGAGAGGTTGTTACTATTTCTCACTGGCCCAAGTTGGGACCGTAAAATTTTATTAATATgtagaggttattaatatatggagtatcaGTATATGGTGGTTCTACAGTAGTTGGCGGAACCGGGTATTTCGGTTTGCCAGCGGGTTCATAAGTGCAAAGACAGTCTGGGAAAAAGGTTTGGATGTTATCGTTAAGTACAATTGTACTGTTGTTCATTACTAAACAagcctgttataggggcggcattgtaataggacaaaaagggtcattacatgataatTCAAGTGTCCCTTatctaaaaaaaaactggaaatgataaattaaccctcataattgataacctagtttagtgatgataatcaagtttagtgttaatgattaatttcacttatattaactcaaaatcaaaccaaaatcagatttttagagttaaaaaaaagtgTAGAGGAgaagaaggtcaatctcaatcaattgaagaaattaatcaacaaaatgaagaaccaggaccTGAAAAGGACCAGGTATACTTcgaaattagtcccaactaggtttttgttgctcaaagttatctaaagtacgtaaaaaattcaatttttttttacattttcaaagCTAATTACGGTTTgaattttgctcataaccaaccgtaaatcgaagttacggttcgtaaaagatgaactaccaaccgtaactggttaaatttgaagaaaacccaattgtaaaaccagttacggttggtaaccaaatgctcgatacgaaccgtaactcagttacggttggtaaccaaatgctcgacaccaaccgtaactgagttacggttcgtaaactaaaatggttaccaaccgtaactgaagaaaattctcagatataagaacatacagttggtaattgaactattaccaaccgtaacaacatcaaaatctccagttacggttcgtaattgagttaaaatcaaccgtaactcacataaacccagaaatttcaattttcatctaaaaccctaatttttgatagaaattaaacttaaatcgaacaaaataaaccaaatcgtaaccgggtttcaaaacatacctcatataagtcattacactacacttgattaattttcgaatcgtcgattaatcgaagacgatgaaattttgagttttaatggaggttatggttgatgggaggaggagaagagaagaaaaaagaaaacaattttccaatttagctttgatttaggttaaaaaatggggaggcaatctagtcaatttacacctTCTATAGGACATCCCTAACCAATTAGAGAGACATTACTATCAttctgccgcccctctaataaaccatgccgcccctataacaagcTTGTTACTAAGGGAACTTGTGTACACCTGTCTTGGTCTCTAGTTCGAGTCCATAATGTATTTGCAAATTGCAATGTTATTCACCACAAATTGAATGCTTTcaaaaataaatgatttttttttaaaattgcaATGTCTTGTGACAGCTAacgacaaaaaaaaattaaccgaTGACCACCGCAGCCGTTCAGGCCAAACGGGCATTGGCTGGGGAAGTTCCGGAGAAAATCCAACTTGTGATTATTACAAAGTGACACATAAAGAGGAACTGTAGCCCACGTCTTAAGGATCTTAAATCTACTACTAGTGTTCAAATTCAGTTATATCTTGACCAACGCCTTTCCCGGGTTTTTCCGTCAAATCTCACTCTTTCTCTTTCTAAAAATAAGTCGTTATTCCCTTTTCCCCTACCACAATCCATTCCAATCTCTGCAACTTCCCCTTCACAAAAGAAACTCTCACTTCCTCCTCTACATGGTATGAATCTGCGAACCCTAAAACTGTTTAATCAAGTTATTCTTCTTATTAGAAATTTTGTGTTTCTCACATTGTAAAACATCGAATTCTGGATCTGAATGGATATTCTTCTAAGATGCCTTGTCTGAACTTGTTTTCTTTTTGCTTGTTAaaattgattttgtttgtgtGGCTTGATTTAGTTAGATGATTTGTGATACTCTTCTTTTATCTTTTGGGATTTGTTAGGGTTTCTTTTTGGTTAGATTGGATACATGTTGACTATTTCTCTACTTGTTTagatttttgtgtttttgatgACTTAGGTTTAGTTAGTTGAAAGATTTGTGATGCTTTTGATTTGGAGATTTTGTTGGTTAATTCACTTAATTAATCGGAAAGAAACACATTCTGGACTCGCTTCATGTATTGTTAAGCCTTTTCGATTTTACATACttaaaaaattagggttactTTTACCCCTTTGAAGTTGGAATGTTGTTGAATGTAATTCGTAATTTAACCGTAGCATTGATGTTGATTGTTGATTATTGATTTCTAATCCTt includes the following:
- the LOC113290549 gene encoding dirigent protein 23-like gives rise to the protein MAADLAITFVPATPPTDPNWGETVRYHRSGPEKLRKLHFYFHDIVTGDNPTAISIARAPVTNSSPTAFGFLYMMGDPLTETANPNSKLLGRARGLFGASSAHNEISLIMGISIVFTAKDRFKGSTMPSLVSL